In one Triplophysa dalaica isolate WHDGS20190420 chromosome 9, ASM1584641v1, whole genome shotgun sequence genomic region, the following are encoded:
- the pipox gene encoding peroxisomal sarcosine oxidase isoform X2 translates to MKLRRRGALCVLHSFSRSTYVTVTENFEPRAKVGHDNCVCGKSEESNKGESSFKMSTEVYDCIVIGAGIQGSSTAYHLAENKQKTLLLEQFVLPHSRGSSHGQTRIIRKAYEEDFYTKMMHESYELWAQLEKEAGVQLFRRTGLLVMGPENEGGFSNVKATLQKNEVPTVLLEREEFSQHIPNVNLTEGNGALVDTTAGVLYADRSLRAIQGLYQNNGGVIKDAEKVIDIKPGEVVTVTTESGAYRGRSLVITAGPWANTLLRRAGLELPLKVVKINVCYWKEKIPGTYSVSHRFPCFVQYNPKEAENIIYGLPSNEYPGLMKVCYHTGSETEPDERDKQKDRGDIDILSRYITRCFPGLVPVPAVVESCLYTVTPDDNFVLDCHPNYSNIIIGAGFSAVRLPAALPPSVQLLHLCLWRIQMLQIGSISGANT, encoded by the exons ATGAAACTCAGAAGGCGGGGCGCGCTATGTGTGCTACATTCATTCAGCCGATCTACATATGTAACTGTAACCGAGAACTTTGAACCGAGAGCAAAAGTAGGTCACGACAACTGCGTCTGCGGAAAGTCCGAGGAATCAAATAAGGGAGAATCAAGCTTTAAAATGTCAACTGAAGTGTATGACTGTATCGTCATTGGAGCTGGGATCCAGGGTTCGAGCACAGCGTATCATCTGGccgaaaacaaacagaaaacattgcTGCTGGAGCAG TTTGTTCTGCCCCACTCCAGAGGGAGCTCTCATGGCCAGACCAGGATCATACGGAAAGCTTATGAGGAAGATTTCTACACAAAGATGATGCATGAAAGCTATGAGCTATGGGCCCAGCTTGAGAAGGAGGCAGGTGTTCAGCTCTTCAG ACGCACAGGCTTGCTGGTTATGGGTCCAGAGAATGAAGGGGGTTTTTCAAACGTAAAGGCAACATTGCAAAAAAACGAAGTTCCAACTGTGTTGCTGGAGAGGGAAGAGTTCAGCCAGCACATTCCTAATGTGAATCTGACGGAGGGGAATGGTGCTCTCGTGGACACCACTGCTGGAGTTCTGTATGCAGACAGATCACTCAGAGCTATACAG GGCCTGTATCAGAATAATGGGGGTGTGATTAAGGATGCGGAGAAAGTGATTGACATCAAGCCTGGTGAGGTGGTCACTGTAACAACTGAGTCAGGAGCGTATAGAGGGAGGAGCCTGGTGATCACAGCAGGTCCCTGGGCCAACACACTACTGAGACGTGCTGGACTGGAGCTCCCATTGAAG gttgttaaaataaatgtatgctaCTGGAAAGAGAAGATCCCAGGCACCTACAGTGTCAGCCATCGGTTCCCCTGTTTTGTTCAGTACAATCCAAAAGAGGCGGAAAATATCATTTACGGCCTCCCGTCCAATGAGTATCCAGGATTGATGAAG GTGTGCTACCACACGGGCAGCGAGACCGAACCGGATGAGAGAGATAAACAGAAGGATAGAGGGGACATCGATATACTCTCGCGATACATCACCCGTTGTTTCCCTGGGCTGGTGCCAGTGCCTGCTGTAGTGGAGAGCTGCTTGTACACA GTCACACCCGATGATAACTTCGTCCTTGATTGCCACCCAAACTACAGCAACATCATCATTGGTGCTGGATTCTCAG CGGTCCGCCTCCCCGCAGCTCTCCCGCCTTCTGTGCAGCTGTTGCATTTGTGCCTTTGGAGAATCCAAATGTTGCAAATTGGATCCATTTCAGGGGCAAATACATAA
- the pipox gene encoding peroxisomal sarcosine oxidase isoform X1 encodes MKLRRRGALCVLHSFSRSTYVTVTENFEPRAKVGHDNCVCGKSEESNKGESSFKMSTEVYDCIVIGAGIQGSSTAYHLAENKQKTLLLEQFVLPHSRGSSHGQTRIIRKAYEEDFYTKMMHESYELWAQLEKEAGVQLFRRTGLLVMGPENEGGFSNVKATLQKNEVPTVLLEREEFSQHIPNVNLTEGNGALVDTTAGVLYADRSLRAIQGLYQNNGGVIKDAEKVIDIKPGEVVTVTTESGAYRGRSLVITAGPWANTLLRRAGLELPLKVVKINVCYWKEKIPGTYSVSHRFPCFVQYNPKEAENIIYGLPSNEYPGLMKVCYHTGSETEPDERDKQKDRGDIDILSRYITRCFPGLVPVPAVVESCLYTVTPDDNFVLDCHPNYSNIIIGAGFSGHGFKFGPVVGKVLCQLAMGQVPSHDLSPFCIKRFKSHTKSAL; translated from the exons ATGAAACTCAGAAGGCGGGGCGCGCTATGTGTGCTACATTCATTCAGCCGATCTACATATGTAACTGTAACCGAGAACTTTGAACCGAGAGCAAAAGTAGGTCACGACAACTGCGTCTGCGGAAAGTCCGAGGAATCAAATAAGGGAGAATCAAGCTTTAAAATGTCAACTGAAGTGTATGACTGTATCGTCATTGGAGCTGGGATCCAGGGTTCGAGCACAGCGTATCATCTGGccgaaaacaaacagaaaacattgcTGCTGGAGCAG TTTGTTCTGCCCCACTCCAGAGGGAGCTCTCATGGCCAGACCAGGATCATACGGAAAGCTTATGAGGAAGATTTCTACACAAAGATGATGCATGAAAGCTATGAGCTATGGGCCCAGCTTGAGAAGGAGGCAGGTGTTCAGCTCTTCAG ACGCACAGGCTTGCTGGTTATGGGTCCAGAGAATGAAGGGGGTTTTTCAAACGTAAAGGCAACATTGCAAAAAAACGAAGTTCCAACTGTGTTGCTGGAGAGGGAAGAGTTCAGCCAGCACATTCCTAATGTGAATCTGACGGAGGGGAATGGTGCTCTCGTGGACACCACTGCTGGAGTTCTGTATGCAGACAGATCACTCAGAGCTATACAG GGCCTGTATCAGAATAATGGGGGTGTGATTAAGGATGCGGAGAAAGTGATTGACATCAAGCCTGGTGAGGTGGTCACTGTAACAACTGAGTCAGGAGCGTATAGAGGGAGGAGCCTGGTGATCACAGCAGGTCCCTGGGCCAACACACTACTGAGACGTGCTGGACTGGAGCTCCCATTGAAG gttgttaaaataaatgtatgctaCTGGAAAGAGAAGATCCCAGGCACCTACAGTGTCAGCCATCGGTTCCCCTGTTTTGTTCAGTACAATCCAAAAGAGGCGGAAAATATCATTTACGGCCTCCCGTCCAATGAGTATCCAGGATTGATGAAG GTGTGCTACCACACGGGCAGCGAGACCGAACCGGATGAGAGAGATAAACAGAAGGATAGAGGGGACATCGATATACTCTCGCGATACATCACCCGTTGTTTCCCTGGGCTGGTGCCAGTGCCTGCTGTAGTGGAGAGCTGCTTGTACACA GTCACACCCGATGATAACTTCGTCCTTGATTGCCACCCAAACTACAGCAACATCATCATTGGTGCTGGATTCTCAG GTCACGGCTTCAAGTTCGGCCCTGTGGTAGGGAAGGTGCTCTGTCAGTTGGCCATGGGGCAGGTTCCCTCTCATGACCTCTCACCGTTCTGCATCAAGCGTTTCAAGTCCCATACTAAATCTGCTCTCTAA